In the Dehalococcoidia bacterium genome, TCGTCCTGCTTCACGATCACCCTGCGGACGTTGCCCTCATGGACCAGCTTCTTGACTTGCTCCACGATGTCGCTGCCGCTGAGCGTCTGGCGGCCTTCTGCCATCTTTTCCTCCTTTGCGGGCGTGGCCGTCAGGGCGCTGCCGGCCCGCTCGACGCCGCGACCCACTCCAGGTAGGCGGCGCTGCCGGCCACCACGGGGATGGCTATGAGCTCGAAGTTCTCGTAGGGGTGGATGGCGGCCAGCAGGTCGTTCAGGGGCTGGACGAGGTCGGAGGTCGTCTTCGCGACCAGGAGGGCTTCCGCCTCCTCCTGGACCTCTCCTTGCCACCAGAATATGGACTGGACGCCCGATGCAATGTTCACGCAAGCGGCCAGCTTGTGCCGCACGATCGCCTGGGCGACCTCCGAAGCGGCGCCGGCGGGCGTCGTGACGAGCACCACGACGACATCCCGGCCGGACTCCATCAGCTTCCCTCCAGGAAGCTCAACAGGACATCGCGACGAGGATTGTCGCGGTTCGTGTCGACGAGCACGATACGCTGCCAGACGCCCAGGGCCGGCGATCCGCCGAGTACCGGCACCGTTACCGACGGCGCCAGGAAGGCCGGCACCAGGTGGTCCGCCCCGTGCCCGGGCGAGCCGTGCCGGTGGCGGTACAGGGCGTCGTCGCGGGGCAGGAGCCGCTCGAGCGCGGCCTCGAGGTCGTGCTCGGAGCCGTCGCCCAGTTCGATGACGGCGACCGCGGCCGTGGCATGCGGCACGAAGACGTTGAGCAGCCCGTCGCGCTCGCCGGCGACGAATCGGCGCGCCGCGTCCGTGAGGTCGGCGTAGCGCCGGGAGGCCATGTCGAGCGACAGCCTCGCGGTCTTCATCGGCCGGAGGCCAGGTCCTCGAGCAGTGCCAGGCAGAAGCGCGCGGAGTCTTCCAGATTGGCGATCGGCAGGGTCTCGCGCACGGTGTGGAAGTCAAAGCCGCCGAGTCCGACGACGGCGACATCGATCCCGTGCCGGGCGAAGTTGTTGGCGTCCGTCGCTCCGCCGGAGGCGATGAACTCGGGCGTCAGTC is a window encoding:
- the cutA gene encoding divalent-cation tolerance protein CutA, with protein sequence MESGRDVVVVLVTTPAGAASEVAQAIVRHKLAACVNIASGVQSIFWWQGEVQEEAEALLVAKTTSDLVQPLNDLLAAIHPYENFELIAIPVVAGSAAYLEWVAASSGPAAP
- a CDS encoding YjbQ family protein, which gives rise to MKTARLSLDMASRRYADLTDAARRFVAGERDGLLNVFVPHATAAVAVIELGDGSEHDLEAALERLLPRDDALYRHRHGSPGHGADHLVPAFLAPSVTVPVLGGSPALGVWQRIVLVDTNRDNPRRDVLLSFLEGS